The genomic region CGATTCCAACTTTGCCTATGACACCAAAAATTGCCTCCAGAATGTTGACAATGCGCTCGTTGTTATAGATGCCGTCGGCGGCGTGGAATTTCAGACAGAAATGGTCTGGGAGTACGCGAAAGAATTCAAACTGCCCAAAGTTGTCTTCATAAACCGGATGGACAGAGAAAGAGCGGATTTTTTCAAGGTTTTAGAAAGTATCAAGGCGCGTCTTGGAGACAAGGTGACACCGATATTTCTGCCCATCGGTGTAGCCGATACCTTCCAGGGCATAGTGGACCTGCTCGAAAATAAAGCCCTTTTCTTTGATGACCCGAAGGGCGCCGCCAAGGCGGGAGATATCCCGCCCGATATGAAGGACATTGTTGAAGAATACCGCAACAACATGACGGAAGACATTGCCGAGTGTGACGAGCAACTGATGGATAAGTATCTCAGCGACGGTGAACTGAGCCTCGAGGATTTAAAAATCGGCCTCAAAATGGGCATTTCCTCCGGGTCTTTTATACCGGTCATCTGCGGGTCGGCTACCAAACATATCGGAGTCGTCTCGTTGATAAACATGATCATCAATCACCTCCCTTCCCCCGTTGATCGAGGGCCGCTATCGGGCAAACTGCCCGGCACTGACACTTTGGCGGAAAGACCGCCCGATGCTGCAGCGCCATTTTCGGCGCGAGTTTTCAAGACTATCGCCGATCCCTATGCCGGTCGGCTGACGCTTTTCCGGATCTATTCGGGCACCTTAACTCACGATACGAGTGTCTTGAACAGCACCCGCAAGGTTAACGAGCGTATCGGCAATATCTTCTACCTGGATGGCAAGGTGCAAAAACCGGCTGAAGCGCTCGTCGCGGGCGATATTGCCGCAGTGGCCAAATTGAAGGAAACCGTCACGGGCGATACCCTTTGCAACGAAAAAGCGCCGGTCATTTTTGATAAAATTACCCCCACCCCGGCCATCATGTCCTTTGCTATTGAGGCTAAATCGAGAGGCGACGAAGAAAAGATTGTTTCGTCAATCCACCGGCTGATTGAAGAGGATCCCACGCTGACCTTCACTATAGACAGGCAAACGAAAGAGATGATCCTCTCCGGTATGGGGCAGGTTCATATCGAAGTCACGATTGAAAAAATGAAACGGAAGTTCGGCGTGGAAGTTGTCCTTAACACACCCCGGGTGCCTTATAAGGAAACGATAAAAGGCAAGACAACCATTCAGGGAAAATACAAAAAACAATCAGGCGGGCGCGGTCAATTTGGCGATGCCTGGCTGGAGATTGAACCGCTTCCGCGTGGTGCGGGCTTTGAATTTGCCGATAAAATCGTGGGCGGCGTTATTCCGGGGCAATATCGCCCGGCTGTAGAAAAGGGCATCGTCGAGGCCATGCTGGAAGGAATTCTGGCGGGCTACCCGATGGTAGACTTAAAGGTTTCCTTGATAGATGGATCTTATCATACCGTTGATTCATCGGAAATGGCATTTAAGATCGCCGGTTCCATGGGATTCAAAAAGGGTGTTTTGTCCTGTCAGCCGACATTATTGGAGCCGATGGTTAATATCAACATTGAAATTCCCGAAGAATACATGGGCGATGTCATGGGCGACCTGAACGGCAGGCGGGGCCGCGTGCTGGGCATGGACAGCAAGGGGTCGCACCAGATTGTCAAGGGGCTGGTTCCTTTGGCAGAAATCCTTAAATATGCTCCTGATTTGCGATCCATGACCAGCGGCCGGGGAACCTTCACCTACGAACATTCCCACTATGATGAAGTGCCGCCGTACATTGCCGAAAAAATTATCGCCGAAGCCAAAAAGAGCGAGGAGTAAATGACGATCAGGGCCGGCGTTATAACTGTTAGCGACAAGGGTTCCCGCGGTGAACGGGAAGACAAAAGCGGCGTGGAAATAGTCAAGATCCTGGAAAGCCAGGGTATTCAGGTGAGTCATACCAGGATCATCCCTGACGAAGAAGATTTGATTCGTCTGGCGCTAATTGAATACGCCGACACTAAACAATTAGACTTGATCCTGACTACAGGCGGCACGGGGGTAAGCCCGCGTGATGTGACGCCCGATGCGACCCTGCAGGTGATTGATAAAGAAGTGCCGGGGATGGCGGAAGCAATGCGGCGGGAAAGTGCGGCGCTCACGCCGCATGCCATGATATCAAGGGCTGTAGCGGGAATAAGGGGGCGTTCGCTCATCATCAATCTCCCCGGCAGTCCCCGAGGAGTGCGGGAAAACCTGGCCGTTGTCCTGCCCGCGTTGCGGCATGCCGTGGAAAAAATCAAAGGTGATGACAGCGATTGCGGATCAGGGTAGCAAAGGCTTTAAGGCATCAATTGCTCC from Deltaproteobacteria bacterium harbors:
- the fusA gene encoding elongation factor G translates to MAKYESKSLKSIAVIGHGGTGKTSLCESLIYVVGKSDRLGRVDDGTSSLDYEPEEQRRRISISAATSFLECDKQKITIVDTPGDSNFAYDTKNCLQNVDNALVVIDAVGGVEFQTEMVWEYAKEFKLPKVVFINRMDRERADFFKVLESIKARLGDKVTPIFLPIGVADTFQGIVDLLENKALFFDDPKGAAKAGDIPPDMKDIVEEYRNNMTEDIAECDEQLMDKYLSDGELSLEDLKIGLKMGISSGSFIPVICGSATKHIGVVSLINMIINHLPSPVDRGPLSGKLPGTDTLAERPPDAAAPFSARVFKTIADPYAGRLTLFRIYSGTLTHDTSVLNSTRKVNERIGNIFYLDGKVQKPAEALVAGDIAAVAKLKETVTGDTLCNEKAPVIFDKITPTPAIMSFAIEAKSRGDEEKIVSSIHRLIEEDPTLTFTIDRQTKEMILSGMGQVHIEVTIEKMKRKFGVEVVLNTPRVPYKETIKGKTTIQGKYKKQSGGRGQFGDAWLEIEPLPRGAGFEFADKIVGGVIPGQYRPAVEKGIVEAMLEGILAGYPMVDLKVSLIDGSYHTVDSSEMAFKIAGSMGFKKGVLSCQPTLLEPMVNINIEIPEEYMGDVMGDLNGRRGRVLGMDSKGSHQIVKGLVPLAEILKYAPDLRSMTSGRGTFTYEHSHYDEVPPYIAEKIIAEAKKSEE
- a CDS encoding MogA/MoaB family molybdenum cofactor biosynthesis protein, with product MRAGVITVSDKGSRGEREDKSGVEIVKILESQGIQVSHTRIIPDEEDLIRLALIEYADTKQLDLILTTGGTGVSPRDVTPDATLQVIDKEVPGMAEAMRRESAALTPHAMISRAVAGIRGRSLIINLPGSPRGVRENLAVVLPALRHAVEKIKGDDSDCGSG